One genomic window of Streptomyces sp. NBC_01276 includes the following:
- the metH gene encoding methionine synthase gives MASLPNPPADTQTRADALREALATRVVVADGAMGTMLQAQDPTMEDFQQLEGCNEVLNVTRPDIVRSVHEAYYSVGVDCVETNTFGANFAALAEYDIPERNFELSEAGARIAREVADEFTATTGQQRWVLGSIGPGTKLPTLGHITYAQIRDAYQINAEGLISGGADALLVETTQDLLQTKSSIIGARRAMEALGVSVPLICSVTVETTGTMLLGSEIGAALTALEPLGIDMIGLNCATGPAEMSEHLRYLARNARIPISCMPNAGLPVLTKQGAHYPLSAPELADAQETFVREYGLSLVGGCCGTTPEHLRQVVERVRGTAITERTPQPEPGAASLYQTVPFRQDTSYMAIGERTNANGSKKFREAMLEARWDDCVEMARDQIREGAHMLDLCVDYVGRDGVADMEELAGRFATASTLPIVLDSTEVPVIRAGLEKLGGRAVINSVNYEDGDGPDSRFAKVTRLAQEHGAALIALTIDEEGQARTVEHKVAIAERLIDDLTGNWGIRESDILIDTLTFTICTGQEESRKDGIATIESIRELKRRHPDVQTTLGLSNISFGLNPAARVLLNSVFLDECVKAGLDSAIVHASKILPIARFDEEQVTTALDLIYDRREGDYDPLQKLMALFEGVNTKSLKAGRAEELLALPLDERLQRRIIDGEKNGLETDLDEALQTRPALDIVNDTLLEGMKVVGELFGSGQMQLPFVLQSAEVMKTAVAYLEPHMEKTDDEGKGTIVLATVRGDVHDIGKNLVDIILTNNGYNVVNIGIKQPVSAILEAAQEHKADVIGMSGLLVKSTVIMKENLEELNQRKLAADYPVILGGAALTRAYVEQDLHEIYEGEVRYARDAFEGLRLMDALIAVKRGVPGASLPELKQRRVAKRDTPALQVEEPQEPGGRSDVSVDNPVPTPPFWGTRVVKGIPLKDYASWLDEGALFKGQWGLKQARAGGATYEELVESEGRPRLRGLLEKLHTENLLEAAVVYGYFPCVSKGDDLIILDEQGNERTRFTFPRQRRGRRLCLADFFRPEESGETDVVGLQVVTVGSKIGEATAKLFESDSYREYLELHGLSVQLAEAMAEYWHARVRAELGFGGEDPAAVEDMFDLKYRGARFSLGYGACPDLEDRAKIADLLQPERIGVHLSEEFQLHPEQSTDAIVIHHPEAKYFNAR, from the coding sequence ATGGCCTCGTTGCCGAACCCGCCCGCAGACACCCAGACCCGGGCCGATGCCCTCCGAGAGGCGCTCGCGACCCGCGTGGTCGTCGCCGACGGGGCCATGGGAACCATGCTCCAGGCGCAGGACCCCACGATGGAGGACTTCCAGCAGCTCGAAGGCTGCAACGAGGTCCTGAACGTGACCCGCCCCGACATCGTGCGTTCGGTCCACGAGGCCTACTACTCGGTCGGCGTGGACTGCGTCGAGACCAACACCTTCGGCGCGAACTTCGCCGCCCTCGCCGAGTACGACATCCCCGAGCGGAACTTCGAGCTCTCCGAGGCCGGCGCCCGGATCGCCCGCGAGGTCGCCGACGAGTTCACCGCCACGACCGGACAGCAGCGCTGGGTGCTCGGCTCCATCGGCCCCGGCACCAAGCTCCCCACCCTCGGCCACATCACCTACGCGCAGATCCGCGACGCCTACCAGATCAACGCCGAAGGCCTGATCTCCGGCGGCGCGGACGCCCTCCTGGTGGAGACCACGCAGGACCTCCTGCAGACGAAGTCCTCGATCATCGGTGCCCGCCGGGCGATGGAGGCCCTGGGTGTCAGCGTCCCGCTGATCTGCTCCGTCACCGTGGAGACCACCGGCACCATGCTCCTGGGGTCGGAGATCGGCGCGGCGCTGACGGCGTTGGAGCCGCTGGGGATCGACATGATCGGTCTGAACTGCGCCACCGGCCCCGCCGAGATGAGCGAGCACCTGCGCTACCTCGCGCGCAACGCCCGCATCCCGATCTCCTGCATGCCCAACGCGGGCCTGCCCGTCCTGACCAAGCAGGGCGCGCACTACCCGCTCAGCGCCCCCGAACTGGCCGACGCCCAGGAGACCTTCGTCCGCGAGTACGGGCTCTCCCTGGTCGGGGGCTGCTGCGGCACCACCCCCGAGCACCTGCGCCAGGTCGTCGAGCGCGTCCGCGGCACGGCGATCACCGAGCGCACCCCCCAGCCCGAGCCCGGCGCCGCCTCCCTCTACCAGACCGTGCCCTTCCGCCAGGACACCTCGTACATGGCGATCGGCGAGCGCACCAACGCCAACGGCTCCAAGAAGTTCCGCGAGGCCATGCTGGAGGCCCGCTGGGACGACTGCGTGGAGATGGCCCGCGACCAGATCCGCGAGGGCGCGCACATGCTCGACCTCTGCGTGGACTACGTGGGCCGCGACGGCGTCGCCGACATGGAGGAGCTCGCCGGCCGCTTCGCCACCGCCTCCACCCTCCCGATCGTCCTGGACTCCACCGAGGTCCCCGTCATCCGGGCGGGCCTGGAGAAGCTCGGCGGCCGCGCGGTCATCAACTCCGTCAACTACGAAGACGGCGACGGCCCCGACTCCCGCTTCGCCAAGGTCACCCGACTGGCCCAGGAGCACGGCGCCGCGCTCATCGCGCTGACCATCGACGAGGAGGGCCAGGCCCGAACCGTCGAACACAAGGTCGCCATCGCCGAACGGCTCATCGACGACCTGACGGGCAACTGGGGGATCCGCGAGTCGGACATCCTCATCGACACCCTGACCTTCACGATCTGCACCGGCCAGGAGGAGTCCCGCAAGGACGGCATCGCCACGATCGAGTCGATCCGCGAGCTCAAGCGGCGCCACCCGGACGTCCAGACCACCCTCGGCCTGTCCAACATCTCCTTCGGCCTCAACCCGGCCGCCCGCGTACTGCTCAACTCGGTCTTCCTCGACGAGTGCGTCAAGGCCGGCCTGGACTCCGCGATCGTCCACGCCTCCAAGATCCTGCCGATCGCCCGCTTCGACGAGGAGCAGGTCACCACCGCACTCGACCTGATCTACGACCGGCGCGAGGGCGACTACGACCCGCTGCAGAAGCTGATGGCCCTCTTCGAGGGCGTCAACACCAAGTCGCTCAAGGCCGGCCGCGCCGAGGAACTCCTCGCCCTGCCGCTGGACGAGCGACTGCAGCGCCGCATCATCGACGGCGAGAAGAACGGCCTGGAGACCGACCTCGACGAGGCGCTGCAGACCCGCCCCGCCCTCGACATCGTCAACGACACCCTCCTGGAGGGCATGAAGGTCGTCGGCGAGCTCTTCGGCTCCGGCCAGATGCAGCTGCCGTTCGTGCTCCAGTCCGCCGAGGTCATGAAGACGGCCGTCGCCTACCTCGAACCGCACATGGAGAAGACCGACGACGAGGGCAAGGGCACGATCGTGCTCGCCACCGTCCGCGGGGACGTCCACGACATCGGCAAGAACCTCGTCGACATCATCCTCACCAACAACGGTTACAACGTCGTCAACATCGGCATCAAGCAGCCCGTCTCCGCGATCCTCGAAGCCGCGCAGGAGCACAAGGCCGACGTGATCGGCATGTCCGGCCTGCTCGTGAAGTCCACGGTGATCATGAAGGAGAACCTGGAAGAGCTCAACCAGCGCAAGCTGGCCGCCGACTACCCCGTCATCCTCGGCGGCGCCGCCCTCACCCGCGCCTACGTCGAACAGGACCTCCACGAAATCTACGAAGGCGAAGTCCGCTACGCCCGCGACGCCTTCGAAGGCCTGCGCCTCATGGACGCCCTCATCGCGGTCAAGCGCGGCGTCCCCGGCGCCTCGCTGCCCGAGCTGAAGCAGCGCCGCGTCGCCAAGCGGGACACCCCGGCGCTCCAGGTGGAGGAGCCGCAGGAGCCGGGCGGCCGTTCCGACGTGTCCGTCGACAACCCGGTCCCCACCCCGCCCTTCTGGGGCACCCGCGTCGTCAAGGGCATCCCGCTCAAGGACTACGCCTCCTGGCTGGACGAGGGAGCCCTGTTCAAGGGCCAGTGGGGCCTCAAGCAGGCCCGCGCGGGCGGAGCCACGTACGAGGAGCTCGTCGAGAGCGAGGGCCGTCCGCGCCTGCGCGGCCTCCTGGAGAAGCTGCACACCGAGAACCTCCTGGAAGCGGCCGTGGTCTACGGCTACTTCCCCTGCGTCTCCAAGGGCGACGACCTGATCATCCTCGACGAGCAGGGCAACGAGCGGACCCGCTTCACCTTCCCGCGCCAGCGCCGGGGCCGCCGCCTGTGCCTCGCGGACTTCTTCCGCCCCGAGGAGTCCGGTGAGACCGACGTGGTCGGCCTCCAGGTGGTCACCGTCGGCTCGAAGATCGGCGAGGCCACGGCCAAGCTGTTCGAGTCCGACTCCTACCGCGAGTACCTGGAGCTGCACGGCCTCTCCGTCCAGCTCGCCGAGGCCATGGCCGAGTACTGGCACGCCCGCGTCCGCGCCGAGCTCGGCTTCGGCGGCGAGGACCCGGCCGCCGTGGAGGACATGTTCGACCTCAAGTACCGGGGAGCCCGCTTCTCCCTCGGCTACGGCGCCTGCCCCGACCTGGAGGACCGGGCGAAGATCGCCGACCTCCTCCAGCCGGAGCGGATCGGCGTCCACCTCTCGGAGGAGTTCCAGCTCCACCCCGAGCAGTCCACCGACGCCATCGTGATTCACCACCCCGAAGCGAAGTATTTCAACGCACGCTGA
- a CDS encoding HAD family hydrolase, whose product MTSTVPAPVARTADGHALQAVLLDMDGTLVDTEGFWWEIEAEIFRELGHRLDDAWRDIVVGGPMSRSAAFLIEATGAAIGLAELSVLLNERFEARIADQVPLMPGAERLLSELARHNVPTALVSASHRRVIDQVLLTLGRDRFTMTVAGDEVPRTKPHPDPYLLAASALGAHPSRCAVIEDTATGVAAAEAAGCRVVAVPSVGRIEPAPGRTVVASLEEVDLPFLRSLITPLN is encoded by the coding sequence ATGACCAGCACCGTTCCCGCTCCCGTCGCCCGTACGGCAGACGGGCACGCCCTGCAGGCGGTGCTCCTCGACATGGACGGCACCCTCGTGGACACCGAGGGTTTCTGGTGGGAGATCGAGGCGGAGATCTTCCGGGAACTCGGGCACCGGCTCGACGACGCCTGGCGCGACATCGTCGTCGGCGGCCCCATGAGCCGCAGCGCGGCGTTCCTCATCGAGGCCACCGGCGCCGCCATCGGCCTCGCCGAGCTGAGCGTGCTGCTCAACGAGCGCTTCGAGGCCCGCATCGCCGACCAGGTCCCCTTGATGCCCGGCGCCGAGCGGCTGCTGAGCGAGCTGGCCCGGCACAACGTGCCCACCGCCCTGGTCTCCGCCTCCCACCGCCGGGTCATCGACCAGGTGCTGCTCACCCTCGGCCGCGACCGGTTCACCATGACCGTCGCCGGGGACGAGGTCCCGCGCACCAAGCCGCACCCCGACCCGTACCTGCTGGCCGCGAGCGCCCTGGGCGCGCACCCCTCGCGGTGCGCGGTCATCGAGGACACCGCCACCGGTGTCGCGGCCGCCGAGGCCGCCGGCTGCCGGGTCGTGGCCGTGCCCTCCGTCGGCCGGATCGAGCCGGCCCCGGGCCGCACCGTCGTGGCCTCGCTCGAAGAGGTGGACCTGCCGTTCCTGCGGTCCCTCATCACTCCGCTGAACTGA
- a CDS encoding ABC transporter substrate-binding protein produces the protein MNRKTMVLTAAIGLLTPALSACGSASGGGAASGAIVVGTTDRFEAADYAPAPFDPAYAYDAGAWNVLRQTVQTLMHTPRGGGQPVPEAASDCRFTDTGNESYRCVLRPGLKFASGDPLTAKDVKFSIDRVLAIKDENGPSSLLSTLDTVEVKGADTVVFHLKTADATFPYKLSTPAAGIVSEKNYEAKKLRPGFAVDGSGPYTMKAEVKDDHLVRAVFTKNPNYKGDIKLQNDKVELRTFADSASMGKALTDGSVQMVSRTLAPAQIADFSAKPPKGVKLVPLPGLEIRYLGFNTDAPVVKDKAVRQALAAAVDRDNVISKVYGKAAQPLYSLVPTTVTGHVNSFFNKYGEANTAKAADLLKAAGIKTPVKLTLNYTKDHYGDGTAAEFEALKTQLNSTQLFDITVQGNDWSDFRPAQKKGDYAAYGLGWFPDYPDADNFLAPFLEADNFLGTPYANSTVRTRLIPDSRRAADRNTAAPAIADMQDIVAEDVPVLPLWQGKQYVAARDGITGVEWSVNAISDLQLWELGRGVSG, from the coding sequence ATGAACCGCAAGACCATGGTGCTGACGGCCGCGATCGGCCTGCTCACCCCCGCGCTGTCCGCATGCGGCAGCGCGAGCGGCGGAGGAGCAGCGTCCGGAGCGATCGTCGTCGGCACCACCGACCGGTTCGAAGCCGCCGATTACGCCCCCGCCCCCTTCGACCCCGCCTACGCCTACGACGCCGGCGCCTGGAACGTCCTGCGCCAGACCGTCCAGACGCTGATGCACACCCCGCGTGGCGGCGGCCAGCCCGTCCCCGAAGCCGCGTCCGACTGCCGCTTCACCGACACGGGCAACGAGAGCTACCGCTGCGTCCTGCGGCCCGGCCTGAAGTTCGCGAGCGGCGACCCGCTCACCGCCAAGGACGTCAAGTTCTCCATCGACCGCGTCCTCGCGATCAAGGACGAGAACGGCCCCTCCTCCCTCCTCTCCACCCTCGACACCGTCGAGGTCAAGGGCGCCGACACCGTCGTCTTCCACCTGAAGACCGCCGACGCGACCTTCCCGTACAAGCTCTCCACCCCCGCCGCCGGCATCGTCAGCGAGAAGAACTACGAGGCCAAGAAGCTCCGCCCCGGCTTCGCCGTCGACGGCTCCGGCCCCTACACGATGAAGGCGGAGGTCAAGGACGACCACCTCGTCCGGGCCGTCTTCACCAAGAACCCGAACTACAAGGGCGACATCAAGCTGCAGAACGACAAGGTCGAACTGCGCACCTTCGCCGACTCCGCCTCCATGGGCAAGGCCCTCACCGACGGCTCCGTCCAGATGGTCTCGCGCACCCTGGCGCCCGCCCAGATCGCCGACTTCTCCGCGAAGCCGCCCAAGGGCGTCAAGCTCGTCCCCCTGCCCGGCCTGGAGATCCGCTACCTCGGCTTCAACACCGACGCCCCGGTCGTCAAGGACAAGGCCGTACGCCAGGCCCTCGCCGCCGCCGTCGACCGCGACAACGTCATCTCCAAGGTCTACGGCAAGGCCGCGCAGCCCCTGTACTCGCTGGTCCCCACCACCGTCACCGGCCACGTCAACTCGTTCTTCAACAAGTACGGCGAGGCCAACACCGCCAAGGCGGCCGACCTGCTGAAGGCCGCCGGGATCAAGACCCCGGTCAAGCTCACCCTGAACTACACCAAGGACCACTACGGCGACGGCACCGCCGCCGAGTTCGAGGCCCTCAAGACCCAGCTGAACTCCACCCAGCTGTTCGACATCACCGTCCAGGGCAACGACTGGTCCGACTTCCGGCCCGCGCAGAAGAAGGGCGACTACGCCGCCTACGGGCTCGGCTGGTTCCCCGACTACCCGGACGCCGACAACTTCCTCGCCCCCTTCCTGGAGGCCGACAACTTCCTGGGCACGCCGTACGCCAACAGCACGGTGCGCACCAGGCTCATCCCCGACTCCCGGCGCGCGGCCGACCGCAACACCGCCGCACCCGCGATCGCGGACATGCAGGACATCGTCGCCGAGGACGTACCCGTCCTGCCCCTGTGGCAGGGCAAGCAGTACGTCGCCGCACGCGACGGGATCACCGGGGTGGAGTGGTCGGTCAACGCCATCTCCGACCTCCAGCTGTGGGAACTCGGCCGGGGTGTCAGCGGCTGA
- a CDS encoding ABC transporter substrate-binding protein, whose protein sequence is MKRRNQWLAAPLGAATAAALLSGCGSTDGANAGSGKGVVMGISDRVKSTDPAAGYDPGSWLLFNNVFQSLLSFPKGGTTPEPDAAQSCAFEGADSKQFKCVLRTGLKFSNGHSLTSKDVKFSFERTLKINDDAGPAVMLSSIAGIDTPDEKTVVFRLKTSDATFPSKIASGAGSIVDHAEYPANKLRTDGKAIGSGVYKLDSINEKSASFSVNESYSGKAKAKNTGVTLKFFNGDQAGLKTVLESGDVDFAFRGLAAKDIAALASVKTGDNKVDVVQGTGAEVEHMVFNVNDPVVGKLPVRKAIAYLIDREALVKDVYAGTAAPLYSIVPAGIAGHTTPFFDRYGGSPQVEKAKAVLKAANITGKIKLTLYSTPSRYGPSTDQQFQVIAKQLNDSGLFEADMKSVEYEQYEKDIQDGKYGVYVKGWVPDYPDADNFTQPFFGPENVLHNNYDNKEITGTLIPATNTKSDRTAANTDYTRLQDIVADELPIIPLWQGKQYAVTRQNVTGLQWSLDASTVFRFWEISKG, encoded by the coding sequence GTGAAGAGACGTAACCAGTGGTTGGCGGCCCCGCTCGGCGCGGCCACCGCCGCCGCGCTGCTCAGCGGTTGCGGTTCGACCGATGGCGCCAACGCCGGCAGCGGCAAGGGCGTGGTCATGGGGATATCCGACAGGGTGAAGTCGACCGACCCGGCGGCGGGCTACGACCCGGGCTCCTGGCTGCTCTTCAACAACGTCTTCCAGTCGCTGCTCAGCTTCCCCAAGGGCGGCACGACCCCCGAGCCCGACGCCGCGCAGTCCTGCGCCTTCGAGGGCGCCGACAGCAAGCAGTTCAAGTGCGTCCTGCGCACCGGCCTGAAGTTCAGCAACGGCCACAGCCTCACCTCGAAGGACGTCAAGTTCTCCTTCGAGCGCACGCTGAAGATCAACGACGACGCCGGCCCGGCCGTCATGCTGTCCTCGATCGCCGGCATCGACACCCCCGACGAGAAGACCGTCGTCTTCCGCCTCAAGACGTCCGACGCGACCTTCCCCAGCAAGATCGCGTCCGGCGCGGGCTCCATCGTCGACCACGCCGAGTACCCGGCGAACAAGCTCCGCACGGACGGCAAGGCCATCGGCTCCGGCGTCTACAAGCTGGACTCCATCAACGAGAAGAGCGCCAGCTTCTCCGTCAACGAGTCCTACAGCGGCAAGGCCAAGGCCAAGAACACCGGCGTCACGCTGAAGTTCTTCAACGGCGACCAGGCCGGCCTCAAGACGGTCCTGGAGAGCGGCGACGTCGACTTCGCCTTCCGCGGCCTCGCCGCCAAGGACATCGCCGCCCTGGCCTCGGTCAAGACCGGCGACAACAAGGTCGACGTCGTCCAGGGCACCGGCGCCGAAGTCGAGCACATGGTCTTCAACGTCAACGACCCCGTCGTCGGCAAGCTCCCCGTCCGCAAGGCCATCGCCTACCTGATCGACCGCGAAGCGCTCGTCAAGGACGTGTACGCGGGCACCGCCGCCCCGCTCTACTCGATCGTCCCCGCGGGCATCGCCGGACACACCACCCCCTTCTTCGACCGCTACGGCGGCAGCCCCCAGGTCGAGAAGGCCAAGGCCGTCCTGAAGGCCGCCAACATCACCGGCAAGATCAAGCTCACCCTGTACTCCACGCCGTCCCGCTACGGCCCCTCCACCGACCAGCAGTTCCAGGTCATCGCGAAGCAGCTCAACGACAGCGGCCTCTTCGAGGCCGACATGAAGTCCGTCGAGTACGAGCAGTACGAGAAGGACATCCAGGACGGCAAGTACGGCGTCTACGTCAAGGGCTGGGTCCCCGACTACCCGGACGCCGACAACTTCACGCAGCCGTTCTTCGGCCCGGAGAACGTCCTGCACAACAACTACGACAACAAGGAGATCACCGGGACCCTCATCCCGGCGACCAACACCAAGTCCGACCGCACCGCGGCCAACACGGACTACACCCGTCTCCAGGACATCGTCGCCGACGAACTCCCGATCATCCCGCTCTGGCAGGGCAAGCAGTACGCCGTCACCCGCCAGAACGTCACCGGCCTCCAGTGGTCCCTGGACGCCTCCACGGTCTTCCGCTTCTGGGAGATCAGCAAGGGCTGA
- a CDS encoding response regulator: MAIRVLLVDDQPLLRTGFRMILEAEQDLVVVGEAGDGLQALDQVRALQPDVVLMDIRMPRMDGVEATRQITGPERNGPAKVLVLTTFDLDEYVVEALRAGASGFLLKDAPANELVQAIRVVAGGEAMLAPSITRRLLDKYAGHLPSGEDSLPDTLGTLTEREVEVLKLVARGLSNAEIAADLFVSETTVKTHVGHVLTKLGLRDRVQAAVYAYESGLVRPGAQ; this comes from the coding sequence GTGGCGATCCGCGTCCTGCTGGTCGACGACCAGCCACTGCTGCGCACCGGTTTCCGGATGATCCTGGAGGCCGAGCAGGACCTGGTGGTGGTGGGTGAGGCCGGGGACGGTCTGCAGGCGCTGGACCAGGTGCGGGCGCTGCAGCCCGACGTGGTGCTGATGGACATCCGGATGCCGCGGATGGACGGGGTGGAGGCGACGCGGCAGATCACGGGTCCGGAGCGGAACGGGCCGGCGAAGGTGCTGGTGCTGACGACGTTCGACCTGGACGAGTACGTGGTGGAGGCGCTGCGGGCGGGGGCGAGCGGCTTCCTGCTGAAGGACGCTCCGGCGAACGAGCTGGTGCAGGCGATCCGGGTGGTCGCGGGCGGCGAGGCGATGCTGGCGCCGAGCATCACGCGGCGGCTGCTGGACAAGTACGCGGGGCACCTGCCGTCGGGTGAGGACAGCCTGCCGGACACGCTGGGGACGCTGACGGAGCGCGAGGTGGAGGTGCTCAAGCTGGTGGCCCGGGGGTTGTCGAACGCGGAGATCGCGGCCGACCTGTTCGTGAGCGAGACGACGGTGAAGACGCACGTGGGTCACGTGTTGACGAAGCTGGGGCTGCGGGACCGGGTGCAGGCGGCGGTGTACGCGTACGAGAGCGGGCTGGTGCGTCCGGGCGCCCAGTAG
- a CDS encoding RecB family exonuclease: MTTIPGADPSPAAARPTSLSPSRAGDFMQCPLLYRFRVIDKLPEKPSAAATRGTLVHAVLERLFDHPAAERTAPVAKALVPGQWDRLLRAKPELAELFPEGDEGAGLARWLTEAEALVERWFTLEDPTRLEPVEREFFVETELESGLRLRGIIDRVDVAPSGEVRIVDYKTGKAPRPEYAEGALFQMKFYALVVWRLKRVVPRRLQLVYLGSGDVLTYDPVVADLERVERKLHALWEAIREATETGEWRPRPTKLCGWCDHQAVCPEFGGTPPAYPLVITPRPGADRPADS; this comes from the coding sequence ATGACGACGATCCCCGGTGCCGATCCTTCCCCGGCTGCTGCCCGGCCCACCTCGCTGTCGCCTTCGCGGGCGGGTGATTTCATGCAGTGTCCGCTGCTGTACCGGTTCCGGGTGATCGACAAGCTGCCGGAGAAGCCGAGTGCGGCGGCGACGCGGGGCACTCTGGTGCACGCGGTGCTGGAGCGGCTCTTCGATCATCCGGCGGCGGAGCGGACGGCGCCGGTGGCGAAGGCTCTGGTCCCGGGGCAGTGGGACCGGTTGCTGCGGGCGAAGCCGGAGCTGGCGGAGCTGTTCCCGGAGGGGGACGAGGGGGCGGGGCTGGCGCGCTGGCTGACGGAGGCCGAGGCGCTGGTGGAGCGGTGGTTCACGTTGGAGGACCCGACGCGGCTGGAGCCTGTGGAGCGGGAGTTCTTCGTCGAGACGGAGCTGGAGTCGGGGCTGCGTCTGCGGGGGATCATCGACCGGGTGGACGTGGCGCCGTCGGGTGAGGTGCGGATCGTCGACTACAAGACGGGGAAGGCGCCGCGGCCGGAGTACGCCGAGGGCGCGCTGTTCCAGATGAAGTTCTACGCGCTGGTGGTGTGGCGGTTGAAGCGGGTGGTGCCGCGGCGGTTGCAGCTGGTGTACCTGGGCAGTGGGGACGTGCTGACGTACGACCCGGTGGTGGCGGATCTGGAGCGGGTGGAGCGCAAGCTGCACGCGTTGTGGGAGGCCATCCGTGAGGCGACGGAGACGGGTGAGTGGCGGCCTCGGCCGACGAAGCTGTGCGGCTGGTGTGATCATCAGGCGGTGTGTCCGGAGTTCGGGGGGACTCCCCCGGCCTATCCGCTGGTGATCACTCCGAGGCCGGGGGCGGACCGGCCGGCCGATTCCTGA
- a CDS encoding site-2 protease family protein, which translates to MGRPFGVPVYVSPSWFLVAALITWVFGDRLDQVLPDLGPARYLVSLFFAVAFYASVLVHELAHTIAALRFKLPVRRIQLQFFGGVSEIEKESETPGREFVLAFVGPLLSLVLAGLFYLGMKAVDPATVPGVLLAGLMISNLLVAAFNLLPGLPLDGGRMLRAVIWGITGKPMTGTVAAAWVGRGLAVTVLLGLPLLTHTGLLGNRTQEIGGMDTVMDALLAAILAAIIWTGAGNSLRLARLREHLPELQARALTRRAIPVENATPLSEALRRANEAGARALVVVDGHGDPTAIVRETAIASVPEHRRPWVAVSTLAQDLTDGMKVSAELTGEELLDHLRATPASEYLVLETGGEIYGVLSTLDVEKAFVKAMARPQS; encoded by the coding sequence ATGGGCCGCCCCTTCGGCGTACCCGTCTACGTCTCGCCCAGCTGGTTCCTCGTCGCCGCCCTCATCACCTGGGTCTTCGGCGACCGGCTCGACCAGGTCCTGCCCGACCTCGGCCCGGCCCGCTACCTCGTCTCCCTCTTCTTCGCCGTCGCCTTCTACGCCTCCGTCCTCGTCCACGAACTCGCGCACACCATCGCCGCGCTCCGCTTCAAACTCCCCGTGCGCCGCATCCAGCTCCAGTTCTTCGGCGGGGTCTCCGAGATCGAGAAGGAATCCGAGACGCCCGGCCGCGAATTCGTCCTCGCCTTCGTCGGCCCCCTCCTCTCCCTCGTCCTCGCCGGACTCTTCTACCTCGGCATGAAGGCCGTCGACCCCGCCACCGTCCCCGGCGTCCTCCTCGCCGGCCTCATGATCTCCAACCTCCTCGTCGCCGCCTTCAACCTCCTGCCCGGCCTCCCCCTCGACGGAGGCCGCATGCTCCGCGCCGTCATCTGGGGCATCACCGGCAAACCCATGACCGGCACCGTCGCCGCCGCCTGGGTCGGCCGCGGCCTCGCCGTCACCGTCCTCCTCGGGCTCCCCCTCCTCACCCACACCGGACTCCTCGGCAACCGCACCCAGGAGATCGGCGGCATGGACACCGTCATGGACGCCCTCCTCGCCGCCATCCTCGCCGCGATCATCTGGACCGGCGCCGGCAACAGCCTCCGCCTCGCCCGCCTGCGCGAGCACCTCCCCGAACTCCAGGCCCGCGCCCTCACCCGCCGCGCCATCCCCGTCGAGAACGCCACCCCCCTCTCCGAAGCCCTCCGCCGCGCCAACGAAGCCGGAGCCCGCGCCCTCGTCGTCGTCGACGGCCACGGCGACCCCACCGCCATCGTCCGCGAAACCGCCATCGCCTCCGTCCCCGAACACCGCCGCCCCTGGGTCGCCGTCAGCACCCTCGCCCAGGACCTCACCGACGGCATGAAGGTTTCAGCCGAGCTCACCGGCGAAGAACTCCTCGACCACCTCCGCGCCACCCCCGCCAGCGAATACCTCGTCCTCGAAACCGGCGGCGAGATCTACGGCGTCCTGTCCACCCTCGACGTCGAGAAGGCCTTCGTGAAGGCCATGGCGCGGCCCCAGTCCTGA